One window from the genome of Molothrus ater isolate BHLD 08-10-18 breed brown headed cowbird chromosome 5, BPBGC_Mater_1.1, whole genome shotgun sequence encodes:
- the LOC118698245 gene encoding zinc finger C3HC-type protein 1-like isoform X2: MAAPSAGGAAAAAAGGNRGRPPPVTPRQIRDLIDGGIASEGPGPGGKDTSGCSERANGPSQLEALSLESASREAYFSRVETFTPLRWAGKPPALSPLVCARFGWVSVECDMLRCSSCQAYLCMSLQLTLDLSNYKERCEELRKALSTAHEKFCFWPDSPCPDRFARLLVDEPRVLLQDFLDRFQSLCQLELQLPSLRPEDLKNMSLTEERITRLLQLIGEELEHKGTEGEKPPGKFSTEILQVHVPACILALCGWTCSAASGSMNLAVITCSRCMRKVGLWGFHQLESAAAPELDSCGSSSTTPAAPERFPPVPTSPRRMLTRSQDPASEQHEKSPSPALARPRGWDSPSSMDRGELDVSSPALRSRPVTRSMGQGDTMEVPSSPVRRAKRARLCSSSSSDASLRSFFHPSSQHRDWCPWVSTGEGQESLEDAASQTDKEPGKAEPGWEVVLKRLLGIQKCDTVPETEPVSLSEKSCKVFRIFRQWESMNSS, encoded by the exons ATGGCGGCGCCCAGCGccgggggagcggcggcggccgcggccggggGAAACCGAGGGCGGCCGCCCCCCGTCACCCCCCGGCAGATCCGCGACCTCATCGACGGCGGCATCGCCAGCGAGgggcccgggcccggcgg GAAGGACACGTCGGGCTGCTCGGAGCGAGCCAACGGACCCTCCCAGCTGGAGGCTCTTTCCCTGGAATCTGCCAGCAGGGAGGCCTATTTCAGCAGGGTGGAAACATTCACC CCCCTGCGGTGGGCGGGGAAGCCGCCGGCGCTGTCCCCGCTGGTGTGCGCGCGTTTCGGCTGGGTCAGCGTGGAGTGTGACATGCTGAggtgctccagctgccaggccTACCTGTGCATGAGCCTGCAGCTCACCCTGGACCTCAGCAACT ACAAGGAGCGCTGTGAGGAGCTCAGGAAGGCCCTGAGCACTGCCCACGAGAAGTTCTGCTTCTGGCCagacagcccctgcccag ATCGCTTTGCCAGGCTCCTGGTGGATGAGCCCAGAGTTCTTCTCCAGGATTTCCTGGATCGCTTCCAGAGCCTGtgtcagctggagctgcagctgccctcccTCAGACCAGAAGACCTGAAAAACATG tccCTGACAGAGGAAAGGATCACTCGGCTCCTCCAGCTCAttggggaggagctggagcacaaaGGCACAGAGGGAGAGAAGCCTCCCGGGAAGTTTTCCACGGAAATCCTGCAGGTGCACGTTCCTGCCTGCATCCTGGCGCTGTGTGGCTGGACCTGCag cgCTGCCTCGGGCTCCATGAACCTCGCGGTGATCACCTGCTCCCGCTGCATGAGGAaggtggggctgtggggcttCCACCAGCTGGaatctgctgcagctccagagctggattcctgtggctccagcagcaccaccccGGCTGCTCCCGAGCGCTTCCCGCCCGTGCCCACCTCCCCTCGCAGGATGCTGACACGGAGCCAGGACCCAGCATCCGAGCAG CACGAGAAGAGCccgtccccagccctggcccggccccggggctgggaCTCCCCCAGCTCCATGGACAGGGGGGAGCTGGATGTGAGCAGCCCCGCCCTGAGGAGCCGCCCCGTGACCCGGAGCATGGGGCAGGGGGACACCATGGAGGTGCCATCCAGCCCCGTGCGCAGGGCCAAGCGCGCGcggctctgctcctccagcagctcg GACGCTTCCTTGAGGAGCTTCTTTCACCCCAGCTCTCAGCACCGTGATTGGTGTCCCTGGgtcagcactggggagggacaggaatCCCTGGAGGACGCTGCATCCCAGACAGACAAGGAGCCTGGGAAGGccgagccaggctgggaggtggTGCTGAAGAGGCTCCTTGGCATCCAGAAATGTGACACAGTGCCCGAAACGGAGCCAGTG AGCCTCTCGGAGAAGTCCTGCAAGGTGTTCCGCATTTTCCGCCAGTGGGAGAGCATGAATtcctcctga
- the LOC118698245 gene encoding zinc finger C3HC-type protein 1-like isoform X1, which yields MAAPSAGGAAAAAAGGNRGRPPPVTPRQIRDLIDGGIASEGPGPGGKDTSGCSERANGPSQLEALSLESASREAYFSRVETFTPLRWAGKPPALSPLVCARFGWVSVECDMLRCSSCQAYLCMSLQLTLDLSNYKERCEELRKALSTAHEKFCFWPDSPCPDRFARLLVDEPRVLLQDFLDRFQSLCQLELQLPSLRPEDLKNMSLTEERITRLLQLIGEELEHKGTEGEKPPGKFSTEILQVHVPACILALCGWTCSAASGSMNLAVITCSRCMRKVGLWGFHQLESAAAPELDSCGSSSTTPAAPERFPPVPTSPRRMLTRSQDPASEQQHEKSPSPALARPRGWDSPSSMDRGELDVSSPALRSRPVTRSMGQGDTMEVPSSPVRRAKRARLCSSSSSDASLRSFFHPSSQHRDWCPWVSTGEGQESLEDAASQTDKEPGKAEPGWEVVLKRLLGIQKCDTVPETEPVSLSEKSCKVFRIFRQWESMNSS from the exons ATGGCGGCGCCCAGCGccgggggagcggcggcggccgcggccggggGAAACCGAGGGCGGCCGCCCCCCGTCACCCCCCGGCAGATCCGCGACCTCATCGACGGCGGCATCGCCAGCGAGgggcccgggcccggcgg GAAGGACACGTCGGGCTGCTCGGAGCGAGCCAACGGACCCTCCCAGCTGGAGGCTCTTTCCCTGGAATCTGCCAGCAGGGAGGCCTATTTCAGCAGGGTGGAAACATTCACC CCCCTGCGGTGGGCGGGGAAGCCGCCGGCGCTGTCCCCGCTGGTGTGCGCGCGTTTCGGCTGGGTCAGCGTGGAGTGTGACATGCTGAggtgctccagctgccaggccTACCTGTGCATGAGCCTGCAGCTCACCCTGGACCTCAGCAACT ACAAGGAGCGCTGTGAGGAGCTCAGGAAGGCCCTGAGCACTGCCCACGAGAAGTTCTGCTTCTGGCCagacagcccctgcccag ATCGCTTTGCCAGGCTCCTGGTGGATGAGCCCAGAGTTCTTCTCCAGGATTTCCTGGATCGCTTCCAGAGCCTGtgtcagctggagctgcagctgccctcccTCAGACCAGAAGACCTGAAAAACATG tccCTGACAGAGGAAAGGATCACTCGGCTCCTCCAGCTCAttggggaggagctggagcacaaaGGCACAGAGGGAGAGAAGCCTCCCGGGAAGTTTTCCACGGAAATCCTGCAGGTGCACGTTCCTGCCTGCATCCTGGCGCTGTGTGGCTGGACCTGCag cgCTGCCTCGGGCTCCATGAACCTCGCGGTGATCACCTGCTCCCGCTGCATGAGGAaggtggggctgtggggcttCCACCAGCTGGaatctgctgcagctccagagctggattcctgtggctccagcagcaccaccccGGCTGCTCCCGAGCGCTTCCCGCCCGTGCCCACCTCCCCTCGCAGGATGCTGACACGGAGCCAGGACCCAGCATCCGAGCAG CAGCACGAGAAGAGCccgtccccagccctggcccggccccggggctgggaCTCCCCCAGCTCCATGGACAGGGGGGAGCTGGATGTGAGCAGCCCCGCCCTGAGGAGCCGCCCCGTGACCCGGAGCATGGGGCAGGGGGACACCATGGAGGTGCCATCCAGCCCCGTGCGCAGGGCCAAGCGCGCGcggctctgctcctccagcagctcg GACGCTTCCTTGAGGAGCTTCTTTCACCCCAGCTCTCAGCACCGTGATTGGTGTCCCTGGgtcagcactggggagggacaggaatCCCTGGAGGACGCTGCATCCCAGACAGACAAGGAGCCTGGGAAGGccgagccaggctgggaggtggTGCTGAAGAGGCTCCTTGGCATCCAGAAATGTGACACAGTGCCCGAAACGGAGCCAGTG AGCCTCTCGGAGAAGTCCTGCAAGGTGTTCCGCATTTTCCGCCAGTGGGAGAGCATGAATtcctcctga